The segment AAAATGACCAACTAtaaaatcccttttttttttttttctaattactctataatttatcaatttatctCTTCCTTCTATATATATACCGCAATGTGGAGACAAAGAAACTGTAGAGCAAAAAGAATTCAAAAATGGCAGCTAAGTAATGATCTCCGCCGTTAGTTTTGTCTACTTTCGTTCATGTTTAGACCGTTGAATCAATGCAACGGCTACCATTTTATCCATCCATTATAGCCAAACACAACAATCCTAGCCGTTGAGATTCAGATCCTTAGATCTCAACCGTTTATTTTGTTACTTCTTTTCTTTTGTTAGTTAACGAGAATTACCCTCTTACTACAAATGCCCCCTTCGAATTTCGATCTATAAAAGGAAAGAGAATATTGTAAATTGAAGGACATTTTAGTCATTATAATAATTCCCGCTGATCCAATCCTCTCGCGGTTTTTCGCCCTTTTCGCTCTAAATGTTTCTTTAACGGTTTTCGGTAATGTTGGTAACAGCTCCCTTTTGCCTTTATGATTAAGTGTACTGTTACACACATGAAAAATACATATTTCTTTACCATCCGTTCGAATCTTATTCATAAGAAAAATATCATCCAACTTCTATAATAGAAGTtagattatatttttattaaaaataaataatttagtttatattaaattaaagaataaaattatcattttattaatatttttatttatttttccattaaaattaattattatatatcaGTATAATGTATATATGACATGTGATacgttatttttagtttttagcagtacaaatcgataaaatttttaataaatatgaccaatttattctttaatataatatataaggactaatttactattttttaataaaagaaaaataatattcaattttaaggcataaaatggaaaataaattaatgaatattacgaatttatttttatatcataaaaattGCTTTTTTCTTTTTACAGTAGAAAACTTGCCATTACTGTAAAAAAGGCAAATAATTTGTTTAGTAATCAACGCTAGTAAATGGAAAATCTCCCATGATTACAGGTTAGGAGACATTGATCCATTGAACGAGTATGCGGTGGCTGACCCAGAGGCTGTTGCTCTGGAGGTCGAGACCATCATTGACTTGTGAGTCTCTCTTCTATCTTTATTTATGCCAACTTGCAGATTCAATGACACAATTTTTACCATGTTGTTTTTCACTTTCATTCTACGTaaaatcaatttcatcatatccgTGTCTGAAGGCtctttctatttcttttcgtCTTTTCCCCCATTACACATACTATATACTTGATAGTacaatattttctttttcttttcacacaCTTATTCAAAGAAAATTCTCCTAATCAACAACCTTTTTTATAGAGCTTTAACCCATAAATCATCACATAATTGACTAAAAGTAAAAGTAatacaaaaatatcatattaagaGTTTGATTGCATTTTATCTAGTTtatttcaaaataaacaaattaatctTCATACATTAGACCAAAAGTAAATtggttttttgttaaaaatttcattcatttttacttttaaaattgacCCATGTATACCAGAATGAATTATTGTCTAATTATTTCGCAGACACTaaatattaacaataaaaataaaatttttaatgaaataactaatttacttttaaattaaacatacaaaaataaatttactaatttttaaataaaaatttatttaactcCTAATATAAAAATTTTCGCCCCACCTTTTCTTTAAtcactatttcttttctttttactatATTTACTTTAATCATATGGGAAAGTGCAAATGCTCGTAATTAATAAGGAAACAAAGGAAGTCCTCGCGTTTTATGAATGTGTCATTTTTTTGTTaatagtatttatttttatattattttttataaattaatagtTTGTGTTATTTAGATTTTgacatgtttatttttatttttattgtgttTGTGTGCTTTTTGTGTTATGTTTCTTGTTTTCATTATTTTCTGCGTCTTGTTTGTATTatgttgtttttaataaaatttataattttaaaatatttataatttttaataaattttacttataattttatgattttttcaaATTTAACAGGGCTTAATTAAAATTTGTTGCTAATGTCTATTTTATCATTTAGCTTTATtagtttaaaaaattataatttaatttcaaaaaaaataagagtcaaattgaataaatatgtaaaaattgagtattaaatttattatgatactttatatataaataccaaattttaacaaAAGAACTATTTTACTCACTCATTTTACAATTTATCTAAATATAGTAGAGAGATACTTTTACCACttattttctcaatttattcttaaTTGTATAATTTTGAAAGAGACAATTTCTACAACGGGAATTTTTCCTAGTTGACTATATTTGTTCGTTTCTTTGGGTTTTTTCCCCTTCAATATAATTTAGTCTTTGCCTGTTTTAAACTAATGGAGATGCTAAAGCCCAAAGGACAAGCTAGCCGTTATATATATCAATAACATATCTTGTCCTCACAATTTGACAAAAATTCTACTATACGTTACTTTTTATTCATTAGCTCTCCTAGTCGGATCTGATTACTTGTCCTCACTCTTAAGTGGGTTAATTTACACTCACCGACAATCATACACTAACACCTTCAATAATAAATTTAAGAGATGCTCATAATTAACAATTTCTTTAGGCAATATATTAAAGTTTCTATACAAAGTttacaaaaaatataaataaagtgATATATATTAGGGGTCTAAATGAATTACTGATACTAGTATATTATTCAAGTTTGATTTGAAAAAAATCGAATTTGATTCAATAATTATTGAGCAGACTTGAGCTCGAATAGCTTGAGCTATTGATCGAGTTGCATTCGAACTTAGTAATACTTGACTCGAACGACTCACAAGTCTTATCGAGCttctcatatttttatattattaaattacattattgtccttaatatatattattaactttaagtttaattattaagCTGAGCTCGAGTTCGAGCTTGAGTATAAAAATCAATAAACGAGCTTAATCGAGCTCAAGTAATTGATTGTATCTTGAGCTTAGCTCAAGCttaaaaataaatgtttaatCAAGCTCGAGCTTGACAGTATTCAAGCTCGGCTTGGCTCGATTACACCTTAATATATTCTTCTTTAAAgtgtaataatataaaaaaaaatcaagtatttaaaaaaaatgaaacatatgatattatttcaaatatttcaaagTGAGATTTTTTTACCGTGTATTGTTTAAGAATAATTTTGTTCTATGTATGAATGTGATGGTAGGAATATTCGCAATTTGACCGAAAGGAGGAAGTTGGGGTTCTTTTCATGTGGAACCGGTAACCCCATTGACGATTGCTGGCGTTGTGACCCTAACTGGCATAAGCGCCGAAAGAGACTAGCTGAGTGTGGCATTGGCTTTGGAAGGAATGCAGTTGGTGGCCGTGATGGGCGCTTCTATGTCGTCACTGACCACACTGATGATGACCCTGTTAACCCCAAACCTGGGACATTGCGTCATGCTGTGATCCAGGACCGCCCTCTCTGGATCGTGTTTAAGAGGGACATGGTCATTAAGTTGAAGCAGGAGCTGATAATGAACAGCTTTAAGACTATTGATGGTCGTGGAGCTAATGTTCATATTGCTAATGGAGGGTGTATAACAATCCAATTTGTTACCAATGTGATTATTCATGGTCTTCATATCCATGACTGTAAGCCTACTGGTAATGCTATGGTGAGAAACTCACCGTCTCACTTTGGGTGGAGGACAATGGCTGATGGTGATGCAATCTCCATCTTTGGTTCTAGCCATATTTGGGTTGATCACAATTCTCTCTCTAATTGTGCTGATGGTCTTGTTGATGCTGTCATGGGCTCGACAGCCATTACCATCTCAAATAACCACTTCACCCACCATAATGAGGTAATTTTGCTGCAGCTTTAGCATTCTTATTAATGGCAGTGCTAACCGTTTTGAAATTATTAAATGTAGGTGATGTTGCTAGGTCACAGTGACTCTTACACAAGGGATAAGCAGATGCAAGTGACTATTGCCTATAACCATTTCGGAAAGGGACTTATCCAAAGAATGCCAAGGTACTTTTCCAAAGAATGCCAAGGTACTTTAAGCGTATAAGATGTTTTTTATAAGGGAAGCCAAGAATCCTTAGGTAAAAGAGGAAAATGGATTTgtcttccatttttttttttggtaaaaaatccgttttttaaattaaattttaattttaaactgAGACTTTAATCAAGGTAATCAATACTATATTGGTGGATATAATATTTTGTCTTCATACTGATATATACCAGTATCTATATGTTTTGGTTTACAATTTTgagtttataaatattttaaatatttttcacacATAATATTCTCAATTTTAGTTTgttgataaattaaaaaatacatatttaaatatttttcatatatatttatagtcCAAATTATTTTGTttcttaataaattatttattagtttgataataaattataattatatatacacgcaaatatatctcaattacattcatataaatatatttatatgtaaatataaatttaatagcttttaattttaaatataattatagaaaaattaaaatggttaaaatggaaa is part of the Gossypium arboreum isolate Shixiya-1 chromosome 5, ASM2569848v2, whole genome shotgun sequence genome and harbors:
- the LOC108487209 gene encoding probable pectate lyase 1 isoform X2 produces the protein MAVPMQWAFSSLALLFLFRVGGSIATNTTSRLGDIDPLNEYAVADPEAVALEVETIIDLNIRNLTERRKLGFFSCGTGNPIDDCWRCDPNWHKRRKRLAECGIGFGRNAVGGRDGRFYVVTDHTDDDPVNPKPGTLRHAVIQDRPLWIVFKRDMVIKLKQELIMNSFKTIDGRGANVHIANGGCITIQFVTNVIIHGLHIHDCKPTGNAMVRNSPSHFGWRTMADGDAISIFGSSHIWVDHNSLSNCADGLVDAVMGSTAITISNNHFTHHNEVMLLGHSDSYTRDKQMQVTIAYNHFGKGLIQRMPRCRHGYFHVVNNDYTHWEMYAIGGSANPTINSQGHQESGDCRK
- the LOC108487209 gene encoding probable pectate lyase 1 isoform X1; this encodes MAVPMQWAFSSLALLFLFRVGGSIATNTTSRLGDIDPLNEYAVADPEAVALEVETIIDLNIRNLTERRKLGFFSCGTGNPIDDCWRCDPNWHKRRKRLAECGIGFGRNAVGGRDGRFYVVTDHTDDDPVNPKPGTLRHAVIQDRPLWIVFKRDMVIKLKQELIMNSFKTIDGRGANVHIANGGCITIQFVTNVIIHGLHIHDCKPTGNAMVRNSPSHFGWRTMADGDAISIFGSSHIWVDHNSLSNCADGLVDAVMGSTAITISNNHFTHHNEVMLLGHSDSYTRDKQMQVTIAYNHFGKGLIQRMPRCRHGYFHVVNNDYTHWEMYAIGGSANPTINSQGNRYAAPMNPFAKEVTKRVETAESKWKNWNWRSEGDLLVNGAYFTPSGAGASASYARASSLGAKSSSMVRGMTLNAGSLSCRRGRQC